A part of Periophthalmus magnuspinnatus isolate fPerMag1 chromosome 19, fPerMag1.2.pri, whole genome shotgun sequence genomic DNA contains:
- the grnb gene encoding granulin b, with translation MPVLQVTILCLAALSLSTALVCPDGGMCAEKDTCCKNTEGGYGCCPLPNAECCSDHLHCCYEGTICDLVHRKCVNKTVSLPWINRLPTTQLEERVKAVICPDMVSECPDGTTCCELPDSSWGCCPLEKAVCCSDKMHCCPEGTNCDLVHSKCISSTSEPVPMFKKVPAKRRPNNPESQVGAITCPGGRSSCPDDYTCCLLPTGDYGCCPYPNAICCSDHVHCCPSNTICDLKKEICQSGDTLMPLLKKIAATPNEIACSDQFICPDETTCCKMTSGDYGCCPMPDAVCCDDNIHCCPSGTQCDSVHSTCLSSTTNTSMVNKIPALRKEPAKLQTEVDNVPCNGSVACEDGNTCCKMLTGSWACCPLAEAVCCEDHLHCCPHGTVCNLKASTCDSMTGSLVMPLVSKDPVEGSDDIECDKVSSCPDGHTCCKTSTGEWACCPLPEAVCCDDHIHCCPHGTVCNLAAQTCDDPFRVRPPVSWVEKVPALTSEAENEKCDKQTMCPGGTTCCKKTSGQWACCPLPQAVCCNDHEHCCPKGYKCNVAEQTCDKPGEVSLPWVQKTPALLKETLQTLAVPAPSSTMCDHHTSCPRDTTCCFMKNTHKWGCCPVPQAICCDDGDHCCPRGHTCEPHRSSCSKGPHVIPWLTKLGAFNESNSVTDVKCDDKSSCASGTTCCKLPTGDWGCCPLVKAVCCEDHEHCCPQSYTCNMQTGTCEKAGYGTAPFTVPQLRVVPLKQGDMEGDEEVPCDSSGSVFCPKQDTCCQTSATEWACCPSPGAVCCPDLKHCCPAGFSCDPTTGECTQTNLLTWDPLLQNRRRDFRRPGL, from the exons ATGCCA GTGTTGCAGGTGACCATACTGTGTTTGGCTGCATTGAGCCTGAGCACAGCACTGGTCTGTCCAGATGGAGGCATGTGTGCGGAGAAAGACACCTGCTGCAAGAACACTGAGGGAGGCTATGGCTGCTGCCCGCTACCAAAT gcTGAGTGTTGTTCAGACCACCTCCATTGCTGTTACGAAGGGACTATTTGTGATTTGGTCCATcgcaaatgtgtaaataaaacggTTTCCCTGCCATGGATTAACCGCCTTCCTACTACACAG CTGGAGGAGAGGGTGAAGGCAGTTATTTGTCCTGACATGGTGTCTGAGTGTCCGGATGGCACCACCTGCTGTGAGCTTCCAGACAGCTCTTGGGGCTGCTGTCCCCTGGAGAAG GCAGTCTGCTGTTCGGACAAGATGCACTGCTGCCCGGAGGGGACCAACTGTGATCTTGTTCACTCTAAGTGTATTTCCTCCACATCAGAGCCCGTCCCAATGTTTAAGAAGGTTCCTGCTAAAAGAAGACCAAATAATCCAG AATCTCAAGTGGGTGCAATAACTTGTCCTGGAGGAAGAAGCAGCTGCCCGGATGATTATACCTGCTGCTTGCTTCCCACTGGAGACTATGGCTGCTGTCCCTACCCtaat GCTATTTGCTGCAGTGACCATGTGCACTGTTGCCCCAGTAACACCATCTGTGACCTGAAGAAGGAAATATGCCAGTCTGGAGACACACTGATGCCTCTGCTCAAGAAGATTGCAGCCACCCCTAATGAAA TTGCCTGTTCAGACCAATTCATTTGTCCTGATGAGACAACATGTTGCAAGATGACCTCTGGAGATTATGGCTGCTGCCCCATGCCTGAT GCTGTCTGCTGTGATGACAACATCCACTGCTGTCCTTCTGGTACGCAGTGTGACTCGGTCCATAGCACGTGCCTTTCATCTACTACCAACACATCAATGGTCAATAAAATCCCCGCTCTCAGGAAAGAACCGGCAAAGCTACAAACAGAAG TGGATAATGTTCCATGCAACGGTTCAGTGGCCTGTGAGGATGGAAACACCTGCTGCAAAATGCTAACTGGTTCTTGGGCTTGTTGTCCACTTGCTGAG GCTGTTTGCTGTGAGGACCACCTGCATTGCTGCCCCCATGGCACGGTATGTAATCTGAAAGCCTCTACATGTGACAGTATGACTGGGAGTCTGGTGATGCCCCTGGTCAGCAAAGATCCAGTAGAGGGTAGCGACGACATCGAATGTGACAAAGTTTCAAGCTGTCCTGACGGACATACGTGCTGTAAGACCAGCACTGGAGAATGGGCCTGCTGTCCCCTGCCTGAG GCTGTTTGCTGTGATGACCACATTCATTGCTGCCCTCATGGGACAGTGTGTAACCTGGCTGCACAGACGTGTGATGACCCCTTTAGAGTGAGGCCGCCTGTGTCCTGGGTGGAGAAGGTCCCAGCTCTGACCTCAGAGGCTGAGAatgaaaaatgtgacaaacaaaCCATGTGTCCTGGAGGCACCACCTGCTGCAAGAAGACCTCCGGACAGTGGGCCTGCTGCCCTCTACCTCAG gCTGTGTGCTGTAATGACCATGAGCACTGCTGCCCTAAAGGCTATAAGTGTAATGTGGCCGAGCAGACCTGTGATAAACCTGGAGAGGTGAGCCTGCCGTGGGTGCAGAAGACCCCCGCTCTACTAAAGGAGACACTCCAGACCCTGGCTGTGCCTGCTCCGTCCAGTACCATGTGTGACCACCACACTAGCTGCCCACGAGACACTACCTGCTGCTTCATGAAGAACACTCACAAGTGGGGCTGCTGCCCTGTACCACAG GCAATTTGCTGCGATGACGGAGATCACTGTTGCCCACGCGGCCACACCTGTGAACCTCATCGCTCGTCCTGTTCTAAAGGACCTCATGTGATTCCCTGGCTCACCAAACTGGGCGCCTTTAACGAATCCAACTCTGTGACAGACGTCAAGTGTGACGACAAGAGCAGCTGTGCCTCTGGAACAACCTGCTGTAAGCTGCCCACAGGAGACTGGGGCTGCTGTCCACTGGTCAAG GCGGTTTGCTGTGAAGACCACGAGCACTGCTGTCCCCAGAGCTACACCTGTAACATGCAGACAGGCACCTGTGAGAAGGCAGGCTATGGGACCGCCCCCTTCACTGTTCCACAGCTCAGAGTCGTCCCACTGAAGCAAGGGGACATGGAGGGTGACGAGGAAGTACCTTGTGACAGCTCAGGAAGCGTCTTTTGTCCCAAACAGGACACCTGCTGCCAGACCTCAGCTACAGAGTGGGCCTGCTGCCCCTCACCTGGG GCCGTGTGCTGCCCTGATCTCAAACACTGCTGTCCAGCTGGGTTCTCATGTGACCCGACCACAGGAGAGTGCACTCAGACAAACCTACTGACCTGGGACCCTCTCCTCCagaacagaagaagagactTTCGCCGTCCTGGACTCTAA
- the LOC117387262 gene encoding protein FAM171A2, which produces MPAHRISRVLLCVWICAVWEALAKSLPDQGALEVQIKVQVFDNSDLSPLADAVVEVHGNQTILASGKAGSDGVLRVSFLYRAGTWVIITASKLDYVTNSVPWHSSRIPLYASVSLYLLVQRPGTLILYDDVLQVLSGSPGARNQPLVQLQRKSLQLPSNSNYTSLSAALTTAKSQYEIGGFPFLLGQETNSSGAEIGWTDLTALAVVSIELYDKDGNPIHISDPIHLSVPLPSDTRNRMATSVPTWLYQPKTGLWSRNGTGYIKKDGSQFVWNLVVPGMGYWLAAFPTSSGLGLSHPGLRDITTYHTLFLLSILGSLALLVLILLCVLLYYCRRKCLKPRRQQGKPHASNLNSAKRDQGTSMSRLNLICGGHVESGAANDKSELSESRDYHSSREDVTKHVPAHKSRNSKGKNISSSQRGESFPMKVTRATETNNLDNPLLHEDYNRHHSANDNRGYSSDPPSPPRFQGYVPNQTDKPPEYSAAAADSLTRPTSLNTQPGQIIFCSSIDQMKENMYRSMVPTLVIPAHYMRLPSEFTSKDGKDPKDQDKDGGPMGQQHHHQGQRQGQQQGGCQGDDSEDPSWASDSSGGPVTIPVLFNDSTMAQMNGELQALTEKKLLELGVKQHPRAWFISLDGRANAHVRHSYIDISNDLSGGGFGGPSNVQRDVNLEPPLEAQERKLAANRKGKEERWGSAPRKGHSGTSSGGKNYSKLAYPDHSEPSSSEGRPVSPEENSLTPLLDEGPSSRGSTITRRGRSRVSSSRSSNSENRRDSMTSPEDDPDDKDENKKSPWQKIEDRPLMVFHPRK; this is translated from the exons aggTGCAAATCAAAGTGCAGGTGTTCGACAATAGTGACTTGTCTCCACTGGCGGATGCTGTTGTGGAGGTTCATGGGAATCAGACCATTTTAGCGTCTGGAAAAGCAGGAAGTGATGGCGTCCTCCGAGTCAGCTTTTTGTACCGAGCGGGAACATGGGTCATCATCACCGCGTCTAAACTCGATTATGTCACCAACTCTGTACCCTGGCACTCCAGCCGCATCCCAC TGTATGCATCTGTGAGTCTGTACCTTCTAGTACAGAGACCTGGTACACTCATTCTGTACGATGATGTCCTTCAAGTGCTGTCAGGCTCGCCAG GAGCTCGTAACCAGCCGTTGGTGCAGCTCCAGAGGAAGTCCCTTCAGCTCCCTTCAAACTCCAACTACACATCTCTGTCGGCCGCTCTGACCACCGCCAAGAGCCAGTACGAGATTGGCGGCTTCCCTTTCCTTCTGGGACAAGAGACCAACAGCTCAG GTGCAGAAATTGGCTGGACAGATTTAACAGCTCTTGCAGTGGTCAGCATTGAGCTTTATGACAAAGATGGAAATCCAATCCACATCTCAGATCCAATCCACCTCTCGGTCCCTCTGCCTTCTGACACTCGCAACAGGATGGCAACCAGTGTCCCAACGTGGCTCTATCAGCCTAAGACAG GTCTCTGGTCCCGGAATGGGACAGGCTACATTAAAAAGGACGGCTCACAGTTTGTGTGGAACCTTGTGGTTCCTGGGATGGGATACTGGTTAGCTGCCTTCCCCACATCTTCAG GATTGGGTCTCTCTCACCCGGGTCTACGGGACATTACTACGTACCACACACTGTTCCTGTTGTCCATCCTGGGCTCCCTGGCTCTGCTCGTGCTCATCCTGCTCTGTGTGCTGCTCTACTACTGCAG GAGGAAGTGTCTGAAGCCTCGCAGACAACAGGGGAAGCCCCATGCGTCCAATTTAAACAGTGCCAAAAGAGACCAGGGTACCTCCATGTCTCGTTTGAATCTCATCTGCGGTGGCCATGTCGAATCTGGAGCAGCTAATGACAAATCAGAGTTATCCGAGTCTCGAGACTATCACAGCTCACGGGAAGACGTCACCAAACATGTCCCTGCCCACAAGTCGAGAAACTCAAAAGGTAAAAATATTTCCAGCTCCCAAAGAGGTGAAAGCTTTCCAATGAAGGTAACTCGtgccactgaaacaaacaactTGGACAACCCTCTGCTCCATGAAGACTACAACCGTCATCATAGCGCCAATGACAATCGCGGATACTCTTCTGACCCCCCTTCGCCACCTCGTTTCCAGGGTTACGTGCCAAACCAGACAGATAAACCTCCCGAATATTCAGCGGCAGCAGCAGACAGCCTCACCAGACCCACATCACTCAACACTCAGCCAGGACAAATCATATTTTGTAGCTCCATTgaccaaatgaaagaaaacatgtATCGGAGCATGGTGCCAACTCTAGTCATCCCAGCCCACTACATGCGCTTGCCCTCAGAGTTCACCAGCAAAGACGGGAAGGACCCAAAAGACCAAGACAAAGACGGTGGTCCGATGGGTCAACAGCATCATCACCAGGGACAAAGGCAGGGCCAGCAGCAAGGTGGATGTCAAGGAGATGATTCAGAAGACCCCAGCTGGGCGTCAGATTCATCCGGAGGGCCAGTCACCATCCCTGTACTCTTTAACGACTCAACCATGGCCCAAATGAATGGGGAGCTGCAGGCGCTAACAGAGAAGAAACTCCTGGAGCTGGGGGTGAAGCAGCACCCACGGGCCTGGTTCATCTCACTGGACGGACGCGCCAATGCCCATGTGCGCCACTCCTACATCGATATCAGCAACGATCTGAGTGGTGGAGGGTTTGGAGGTCCCAGTAATGTACAAAGAGATGTCAACTTGGAACCTCCTTTAGAAGCTCAAGAGCGTAAACTGGCAGCAAACCGTAAGGGGAAGGAGGAGCGCTGGGGATCTGCGCCACGTAAGGGCCACAGTGGCACAAGTAGCGGAGGGAAGAACTACTCCAAACTGGCCTATCCCGACCACAGCGAGCCCAGCAGCAGTGAGGGCCGCCCAGTGTCGCCAGAGGAGaactctctcacccctctcctgGATGAAGGCCCTTCATCCCGCGGATCCACCATCACCAGAAGAGGGCGCAGTCGAGTTAGCAGCAGCCGCAGCAGCAACAGTGAGAACCGCCGTGACTCAATGACCAGCCCGGAGGACGATCCTGACGACAAAGATGAGAACAAAAAGAGTCCATGGCAGAAGATCGAAGACAGGCCTCTGATGGTCTTTCACCCAAGGAAGTAG